A stretch of the Engraulis encrasicolus isolate BLACKSEA-1 chromosome 19, IST_EnEncr_1.0, whole genome shotgun sequence genome encodes the following:
- the g2e3 gene encoding G2/M phase-specific E3 ubiquitin-protein ligase: protein MKRNKDSTKTNSPDICQLCKQSDNCPEKYGEKITIKEPQLTVHYFCLLMASGIYQRGEEDEGVHGFLVDDIVKEVHRASKLACNNCRAKGASIGCSVKSCRKMVHFPCGERLEFIYQFTDLFPSFCRDHRPTQTCTVPPTGNLSCSICLETIEPVLSYSILKCPACHGSWFHRNCVQLQAHNAAQFFFRCTICNNQDSFQEEMHRMGIYIPERDASWEMEDNAFADLLQVYQHCDAFTCQSSLGRDFSAQSGKFEIIRCSFCGSSGTHRKCSSLKANQDDWICSECKSVVDGSATLPRHIYSPMSERQEKRKRLSTGGTPYIQSKRRLILLSPRGILQELAGQITGEQAGGPLQVPEGQVLEAALQLLRRPNFSPERGITVHFAADHQHHGRGDLRRFFRLLMERIQHSAIFKGPDGEKNLALDSQAVRHDRYYEMGCLIALNMLHGGPPPSFFSKPLYFSLFHYPKDFSFSHSDINEPWLIAKMKKIKECKTLESLRNIMESLSEYLEMAGCKREVNSYHEKYAILDDMLNFHLMVRMQLPLQRFREGLRTLGVYDQIQMAPEAFYQLFCFAPEKLCVDSMLTMFSAQYSERKTYKEKEEATWKHWQQFLQECEEGRCASSLEDVLVFATSSDTVPMMGFLPAPSVSFLPVADPSYAFPQRQPDANRVLLPVTPSYAAFKKNMEYAVCQVTVTQDS, encoded by the exons ATGAAGAGGAATAAAGACTCCACCAAAACGAATTCACCAGACA TTTGCCAGCTTTGTAAACAGAGTGACAACTGCCCTGAAAAATATGGAGAGAAAATTACTATCAAGGAGCCTCAACTTACCGTCCATTACTTCTGTCTG TTGATGGCTAGTGGCATTTATCAgcgtggagaggaggatgaaggagtcCATGGGTTTTTAGTCGATGACATTGTCAAAGAAGTGCACCGAGCTTCCAAACTG GCATGTAACAATTGCAGAGCAAAGGGAGCTTCTATTGGTTGTTCCGTAAAATCATGTCGGAAGATGGTCCATTTTCCTTGTGGAGAGCGACTGGAGTTCATCTACCAGTTCACAGACCTGTTCCC GTCGTTCTGCCGGGACCATCGGCCCACCCAGACGTGCACGGTGCCCCCCACTGGAAATCTTTCCTGCTCCATATGTCTGGAGACCATTGAGCCGGTCCTCTCCTACTCTATTCTCAAGTGCCCCGCCTGTCACGGGAGCTGGTTTCACAGAAACTGTGTccag CTCCAGGCTCACAACGCTGCCCAGTTCTTCTTCCGATGCACCATTTGCAACAACCAGGACAGCTTCCAGGAGGAGATGCACCGGATGGGGATCTACATACCAGAGAG AGATGCATCATGGGAGATGGAGGACAATGCCTTTGCGGATTTGCTTCAGGTGTACCAGCATTGTGACGCCTTCACCTGTCAGAGCAGCTTGGGCCGAGACTTCAGCGCACAGTCTGG AAAGTTTGAGATTATCCGCTGCAGCTTTTGTGGGTCCAGCGGAACGCATCGCAAGTGCTCCTCGCTGAAAGCCAACCAGGACGACTGGATCTGTTCAGAATGCAAGTCTGTTGTCGATGGATCAG CGACTCTGCCACGGCATATATATTCACCTATGTCAGAGcgacaggagaagaggaagaggctaTCCACCGGTGGCACCCCTTACATACAGTCCAAAAG acGTCTGATCCTCTTGAGCCCGCGGGGCATCCTCCAGGAGCTGGCGGGCCAGATCACAGGGGAGCAGGCTGGGGGTCCGCTGCAGGTGCCGGAGGGCCAGGTGCTGGAGGCGGCGCTGCAGCTCCTGCGGAGGCCCAACTTCAGCCCCGAGAGGGGCATCACCGTGCACTTTGCGGCCGACCACCAGCACCACGGCCGCGGGGACCTGCGCCGCTTCTTCCGCCTCCTCATGGAGCGTATCCAGCACTCGGCCATCTTCAAGGGGCCGGACGGGGAGAAGAACCTGGCCCTGGACTCTCAAG CTGTGCGGCACGACCGCTACTACGAGATGGGCTGCCTGATAGCCCTGAACATGCTGCACGGCGGGCCTCCCCCGAGCTTCTTCTCCAAGCCCCTCTACTTCTCACTCTTCCACTACCCTAAGGACTTCTCGTTCAGCCACAGTGACATCAATGAGCCCTGGCTCATCGCCAAGATGAAGAAG ATAAAGGAGTGTAAAACTCTGGAGTCGTTGCGGAATATCATGGAGTCGTTGTCTGAGTATCTGGAGATGGCGGGCTGCAAGAGGGAGGTGAATTCCTACCACGAGAAGTACGCCATACTGGACGACATGCTCAACTTCCACTTGATGGTCAGAATGCAGTTGCCTTTGCAGAG ATTTCGTGAGGGTCTGAGGACCCTGGGCGTGTATGACCAGATCCAGATGGCTCCCGAGGCCTTCTACCAGCTCTTCTGCTTCGCTCCCGAGAAGCTGTGTGTGGACTCCATGTTGACCATGTTCTCGGCACAGTACTCGGAGCGCAAGACCtacaaagagaaggaagaggccACCTGGAAACACTGGCAGCAGTTCCTGCAGGAGTGCGAGG AGGGGAGGTGTGCCAGCTCCCTGGAGGACGTGCTGGTGTTCGCCACCTCCTCGGACACGGTGCCCATGATGGGTTTCCTGCCGGCCCCCAGCGTCTCCTTCCTGCCCGTGGCTGACCCGTCCTACGCCTTCCCCCAGCGCCAGCCCGACGCCAACCGGGTACTGCTGCCCGTGACTCCCTCCTACGCCGCCTTCAAGAAGAACATGGAGTACGCCGTGTGCCAGGTCACCGTCACGCAGGACTCTTAA